Genomic window (Drosophila sulfurigaster albostrigata strain 15112-1811.04 unplaced genomic scaffold, ASM2355843v2 contig_289_pilon, whole genome shotgun sequence):
tgaatcaaaagttttgataaaaaataaagaatttataaatgaatacttaaatttttaatttgtaaaaataaaaatataaataaaaatgaaaataaaatataaataaaaagacgGATTTGAACCCAAGCACTTTTCCACACCCGCCAACACATTACGAGTAAAGCCAACGCACTTTGATTTTCGCTGACGGTAAATTGCCAGTATATAGGCACGAAGAGTCGAAGGCACGAACAGTCACTCGACTTCATCTTCGatactttcgtcgcggcaaaacaaaattgacgtgCGCTATCTGCTTGTCAGTGAGGCAACTgaacgttgcaaaacttcatatgcatacacatactaatataggcgagcatgtacaatagatacatacacgcatatatagaaacgaaagcagagcgcaaTGAAATGCGCccgtgctcatcgctccgcatttgatctgcaactgaactcaacgctgcgcgctgcgttagaacttcgaattttcgaatgagacgaagaggctcggtgttcgaatcgcagcgcacggcCCGACTGGGGcagcaataatactgtttttaagGAGACGTTTTTGTTGTATGACGtgacgcatctatgtattgtatggttagtagtagaagggtattatcattttgtgccgacaggaaatgtatgtaacaggtagaggagccatctccgaccctataaagtatatatatttttgatcagcgtcaacagccgagacgatctagccatgtccgtctgtccgtttggttgtctgtccgttcgtccgtatgaacacctagatctcagagacaatagtagatagagctataattttcagatcaagtttgtttcaaatttttaccatGCCCCTTCTCGCCctcgaaaatcaaaaaatctaataacaagcgtcattttaaagctagagctggtgtatacaataataactatagtttttGTGAGTCCtgaatttgattgcgatcagataaaaattgtggaaggtattaaagaaatacttttgtatttttctacaattttgtacattgtgccgtgtatggtatattttgaatgtggtactatatcgatatcccaaatataccattgggtatattttagtatttttgtagtattttcggtatattttgaaaataataccgcaatattttgcttttattcaaaatgggtagcgggtatctcacagtcgagcacactcgactgtagctttctaacttgtttatGTTATTAGCATGATCAGCTTCAAagaatgcaatatttcgttctctaattacaaatttgtatggcataattccaggtttgtttacataaattaaaacgtaaatagtaaattttacttattcgTCTGtagcaattctcaagtggttctagtaTGATGTTGATAAGGACTCATCCGTCAGCCGGGAGAGGGCTGGAggaaattttattgtttcttcCTTTTATAGAAATACAATGTTTCGGGTATATAGAGACtaatagcctatttccacttCACTCAGTTTTTTACGTTTTTGAAGTCCCGTTTCGGGGTTTCCATTGGCACGAACCGAGAAATATGGACAACGGTAAAATTCTCAATATGGCCGCTCTGAAATGTCAGCtgttcaaatgtaaacaaaagttGGCGCACAATTTAAAAACTGTACGCGAATATTGTCACACCCTAGCGGCAGAGCAACGCTTAAACAAATCCGGCACAAGTACGTGTGGCCTTCTATGTGTAAAGATGTCCTGTCATGGTCAAGGAATTGTTTATCATGTCAAAAGTCGAAAATCCACAAACACAATTCATTGTTGCCTGAAAAGATTGCGATTCCAGATCATCGATTCGAGCATGTCCATCTGGACATTGTCATTATGCCACTGGTCGACGGATACAGGTACTGCCTCACAATGATTGACAGATTCTCTCGCTGGCCGGAGGCGGTCCCTCTTCGAGACATGACTGCGGAAACTGTCTGCAGAGCTTTTGGAACTGCTGGATAGCGCGATTTGGTTGTCAAGGATCATAACGACAGACCAAGGAACGCAATTTGAATCCGCACTATTCAAATCATTAGCGAATCTCGTTGGAAGCAATCATATCCATACAACTCCGTACCATCCACAGTCAAATGGTATGATCGAGCGCTGGCATAGGTCCTTGAAGGCTGCGTTGATGTGCGACTCCGAGACACCGTGGCTAAAAGTGCTTCCTACCGCCCTCCTTGGCCTCCGTACTTGCATCAAGGAGGACTTACAAGCTTCGGCTGCTGAGATGCTTTATGGATGCACACTTCATCTGCCTAACGGTTATTTCGCAGATTTAAATTCGCCGCCAAGACCAGCTGAGTTTGTCAGTGAATTTCGAACCAGCATGCAAGCGCTAAGGCCCATCTCGCCAGCACACCACAGCAAGCCAAAACTATTCATTCGCAAGCATGTCCACGAATGTTCCCATGTGTTTGTGAGAACCGATGCCGTGAAGCAACCGCTGCAACCACCATACTCTGGGCCATACCAAGTGATCGACAAGCTTTCAGATcgagtttttgttatttgaatgAATGGCAAGGACACATCTATTTCAGTGGACAGACTGAAACCAGCATACTTAGAGAGCAACGACCAGAGCAACGAGACAGAGGATTCCTTGACCACAAAAACTCGGTGCACAAAAACTTATGAAAGACGTGTCTAGAGGGGAGTACTGTGGCAACTCTGTCATCCACCTATTGCCCACATGCTGGAAACACCAATCGATTAGTTGGTTAATCGTTAATCGTTCGCAGCCAACTTCACTTAATTTtgtgctttcaatttcatcAGACTTATACGTATATATTAATCAATAAAGTTGAGTTAAATACAACGGCGTTTTCATCAAATCTCTCACACCTATGAAGACGCCAAAAAGATACtttgtggcgccatctatggcTCGTGGACAGAGTGACGATTTTAAATTGTCCAccataaaagtatgctacaaaaattaatttctcttTATGctcatattcaaattgaaaaatgatcCTAGCTCAGCTATATCCTTTCGTATTTTGACCGGACTTGTTGCATTCGATTCGTGAGGACAAAATCTATCGATCGGTATCAAAAAATATGGGGTTATCTAAGGATccaacatttcaatttattcagCCCAAGAGCCAAGGGAATCATGCGAAAAGTACAAATTGCAGGATAACTCGAGAACCACAAGGACAAATgcgatgtcctttggcaggaTGATAGCTATCATCAAAGGATTTCGATTGACACAGGACCTGCAAGGATCAggcaggatatggccgagatataaacaattttcttttacaataAAGTCGGTTTATTTCGAGTCCTGTAAGGACTTTCGTCATTTTAAGTACATCATTCAGTTTGTTTTCATAAGAGCAATCCTTGTGCCAAATGACATCgcgatcgtccttcaaatggctGAGATAAAGtagatttttgaaaattttgactATTTTTCTATACCAACCCcttgaaaaatttgaaggataattttaaagaaatatccCTAAAGTCATTGAATGGCAATCGAAAGAATAATTTATGCTGATTATAAAAAGGTAAGTATTGTTAAGATCTTTTGAGGTTTGATTAAGATATGGCAGAAAAATGATAATTATGaagtataattttgtttgaattttaacGGATTCGTTTTTGTCGGTGactttcatatttaaaattggcgCCCAAATAGATGGTGCCAGTAATTTAGTAGGTGAGTTGCTGTatatctgcttgctgctgatttatgttctcTATGGAGTTTCTATCGCAACGGCGAGAAGTTGCCGCAGTCCGAGCTGCTCTCAGGCGCTGCTGGCGCTTTGGTGCTCAACTCTGTGAGCGCCAAGGATGCGGGCAATTATACGTGCGCGGCCACAAATGTGATTACGGGCGAGGAGTTGCGTCTGCCGCAGGTGATTGATTTGCGTGTCGATTACACGGATCGTACACCGCCGTATTTCCTGCTCAACAGCCGGCCACACAGCTTGCCGCTCGTCCCGGCGAGACCGTTGTGCTCGAGTGTCCGGGCGTTGGTTCGCCGCGTCCCAGCGCCGTGTGGAGCAGCCCCAATGTGCCCAACATCTATCACAATCGATCGCGTGTGCTTGCCTATGGACTCCAAATCACCGATGTCCAGCCCCAAGATCAGGGCTCGTATGTGTGCCGCCTGGACAATGGCATTGCACCGGTGCTGGTTCACATGATCAAGCTGAGCGTGCTGGAGCGTCCGCGCATTCTGCGTGGCCCCAACTCGACGCTGACCAACGAGGGTGATGCTCTCACACTTGAGTGCGATGCCATCGGACATCCCCAGCCGCACATCTATTGGCTGTTCAACGGCGAGGATGCCAGCGGATAACGAGACGAACATCGAGCTCAATCGCCTTGTCATCCATCATGTGCAAAAGTGGCACGCGGGCGTCGTTCAATGTTTTGCCCGCAATCAGTTGGGCGAGGTGAGTGACAAGTTCCTTAATGATGTGGCTTAAGTCTAGGATACCTAGACTTTGGGTTTATCTTTATTGAGGTAGTGAATATCTAAAGTACAGTTAAGCTTTTGGTTTGGTATTTTAATCTGTAATCTGTATTTAGCtcgaaataaaatatgaatatgctaaattacattttatgtgcTGGGTTGTCCTTGCAAATTTTCCTCCTGCTCCTCTAGTATGCGTATCTTTAATCGTTGCTCCCTCATTCTGAGTATATGCTCCTGACGCATATTTTGATTAGCTAGCTTTATGTTCAACATTTCAAGCCTCTTGGCCTCTGCGGCCTCACGCATATTTTGATTAGCTTGCTTTATGTTCAAAATCTCAAGCCTCTTGGCCTCTGCGGCCTCACGCATATTTTGATTAGCTAGCTTTATGCTCAAAATCTCAAGCCTCTTGGCCTCTGCGGCCAGCTCTTGCTTTTACATTTGAATTCTGCCGTTTTCATCCGAAAGTAACTTCTGCGCTCATCATAATGTGAGTTTTGACCGCCGCCCGTCGTCCCACCTCCTCCCTCACCTTGAACATCTCTTGGCATTGTGGCTGTGGCCTGCGGCACTTGCACACCCGAGATAGACGTCGTGAATGTCAATACCCCGTTTGGATGAGCcatctttaaataatttttagaattattataattgccaGTCTAGGAACTTTAGAAATTGAGTTTACCTTTCAGTTCAGAATTCAGTCGACTTCTatcataaatgaaaatatgctgCTTGGGTGACTTGACAGCTTTTCCTATCTATCAAATTGACAGCTTGGGCATTAAGTCCTTAGATTGGCCAGAAAACAGCCCAGACCTTAGTCCAATCGAGAGTGTTGGGGCCTATATGGGGCCAAAATAAGAAAGCGAAAGCCCAAAACTATGGAGGagctaaaacaaattatagaaaaagtATGGATACTCGATATAACGAAGGAATATTTGGATTCCATTTACGATTCTATGCCCAATAGGGTAAAATCAGTAATTAAGGCCAAAGGCGGCATTTCTAAGTATTaagctaaattaaaaaatatgtctAATGTTAAATTGCCtagatttaatttttttttatagttagtAAGGTGTTCAATTggaaaaaatagtttttgttgaattttttcattattattacttttatgattttttcatTAAGTTTGCCATAATAGTGAAAAGTCGTTAAAACTAAGgtgaaaccaaaaacaacatttttttaatattaaaagcaaatttaaaataaaaattggtaTGCACTTTTATTAACATACCATCAATTAACTTGTTAAAAAATTGGGCGAATCCGAAATCATATAATGAAACCACAGGCCCTGAAAGTTACAAATTCGTAACCCTTAAAAGTGCGGGTTTTTGTGGCGCTGactgtacatatgtacatatttgcatatacacatatgcatGTTACACGAGCTTATGGTAAattaataagaagaagaaaagcgCGGTCAAAAtgatagaaaagaaaatttgtcaaatcaaaacaaaacagattAAACTGTcgacaaacaataataacaactgGCGCATGCCAATCACTtgtagttgcaacaacaactcttgcaatgtgtatacacatacacatgtgtaTACAAagcacacatgcatacaacCCACCCCAATTCTAGACAGTTTGGCATTTATAATTAGataatatttctgaaataaataataattgttttcatcggctaataattaaaaagtataattttgtatatattttctgaaaaatattgttttatttttatattttgtaatattttagttagtaaaaattgaatcaaaagttttgataaaaaataaagaatttataaatgaatacttaaatttttaatttgtgaaaaataaaaatataaataaaaatgaaaataaaatataaataaaaagacgGGATTTGAACCCAAGCACTTTTCCACACCCGCCAACACATTACGAGTAAAGCCAACGCACTTTGATTTTCGCTGACGGTAAATTGCCAGTATATAGGCACGAAGAGTCGAAGGCACGAACAGTCACTGACTTCATCTTCGatactttcgtcgcggcaaaacaaaattgacgtgCGCTATCTGCTTGTCAGTGAGGCAACTgaacgttgcaaaacttcatatgcatacacatactaatataggcgagcatgtacaatagatacatacacgcatatatagaaacgaaagcagagcgcaaTGAAATGCGCccgtgctcatcgctccgcatttgatctgcaactgaactcaacgctgcgc
Coding sequences:
- the LOC133849733 gene encoding interference hedgehog-like, which codes for MIERWHRSLKAALMCDSETPWLKVLPTALLGLRTCIKEDLQASAAEMLYGCTLHLPNGYFADLNSPPRPAEFVSEFRTSMQALRPISPAHHSKPKLFIRKHVHECSHVFVRTDAVKQPLQPPYSGPYQLPQSELLSGAAGALVLNSVSAKDAGNYTCAATNVITGEELRLPQPATQLAARPGETVVLECPGVGSPRPSAVWSSPNVPNIYHNRSRVLAYGLQITDVQPQDQGSYVCRLDNGIAPVLVHMIKLSVLERPRILRGPNSTLTNEGDALTLECDAIGHPQPHIYWLFNGEDASG